The following proteins are encoded in a genomic region of Lachnospiraceae bacterium KM106-2:
- a CDS encoding phage-like element pbsx protein XkdK: MGMPSVNISFTEKAKQVVKRGERGIVALILRGEVPEENPVTVMEVTDIDSHMSADNKVQIENALIGYQKAPKKVICYFISSDAENYDDALKYFEKERFDYLVIPTVETDKMTQTVASWIKAQREHEKKCKAVLPNCAGDSEGIINFTNEKIIVGNTEFTTEQYCSRIAGLIAGTPLTIASTYAPLTEVDDCDRLSKEEMDQAVDSGKFFIFYDGEKCKVARGVNSFQTTSADKGNQFKKIKLVEAMDMIYDDIKRTAEDNYLGKYANSYDNKCILISAIAGYFEQLQMDGIISKYEVGINIPEVKAYLKEQGMDVSEMSDNDIKQADTADKVFLSANVKILDAIEEINLPILI; encoded by the coding sequence ATGGGAATGCCAAGCGTAAACATTAGTTTTACAGAAAAGGCCAAGCAAGTAGTGAAGCGAGGCGAAAGAGGAATCGTTGCCTTAATTTTAAGAGGAGAGGTTCCAGAAGAAAATCCAGTTACTGTAATGGAGGTGACGGATATTGATAGTCACATGAGTGCAGACAATAAAGTGCAGATTGAGAATGCTTTAATTGGCTATCAGAAAGCACCAAAGAAAGTCATTTGTTATTTTATTTCAAGTGATGCTGAAAATTATGATGATGCACTTAAGTATTTTGAGAAAGAGAGATTTGACTATCTTGTAATTCCGACTGTTGAGACAGATAAGATGACACAGACTGTTGCAAGTTGGATTAAAGCACAACGTGAACATGAAAAGAAATGTAAAGCTGTTTTACCAAACTGTGCGGGAGATAGTGAAGGAATTATTAACTTTACAAATGAAAAGATCATAGTTGGTAATACCGAATTTACAACGGAACAATATTGCTCCAGAATTGCAGGATTAATTGCAGGTACACCGCTTACAATTGCAAGTACATATGCACCGCTTACAGAAGTGGATGATTGTGATCGACTTTCAAAAGAAGAGATGGATCAAGCAGTTGATTCAGGTAAATTCTTTATCTTCTATGATGGGGAGAAATGCAAAGTAGCGAGAGGTGTAAATAGTTTTCAAACTACATCAGCCGACAAGGGCAATCAATTTAAGAAAATTAAACTTGTAGAAGCAATGGATATGATCTACGACGATATCAAACGTACAGCTGAGGATAATTATCTTGGTAAGTATGCCAATAGTTATGATAATAAGTGTATCCTGATCAGTGCGATTGCCGGATATTTTGAACAATTACAAATGGATGGAATTATTTCAAAGTATGAAGTAGGAATTAATATTCCTGAGGTAAAAGCATATTTAAAAGAACAGGGAATGGATGTTAGTGAAATGTCTGATAACGATATTAAGCAGGCAGATACTGCAGATAAAGTATTCTTATCAGCTAATGTAAAAATCCTTGATGCGATTGAGGAAATCAATTTACCAATTTTAATTTAA
- a CDS encoding phage-like element PBSX protein xkdM → MNSYTPDRVINGTFGECWIDGEYMAETTALNAKVTLEKSEVHQTGKLTKGYKVTGIDGKGTLKLNKVSSYFINKLSENIKAGRTTTATIISKLADPDSLGSERIQLEGCTFDELTLVNWEAKKLGEESIPFTFTSWTTLDLI, encoded by the coding sequence ATGAATAGTTATACACCGGATAGAGTAATAAATGGTACTTTTGGAGAGTGTTGGATCGATGGCGAATATATGGCTGAGACAACAGCATTAAATGCTAAGGTAACATTAGAAAAATCAGAAGTACATCAAACTGGAAAGTTAACAAAAGGTTACAAAGTAACCGGAATCGATGGAAAGGGTACTTTAAAGTTAAATAAAGTATCTTCGTACTTTATTAATAAGCTTAGTGAAAATATCAAAGCAGGAAGGACAACGACTGCAACGATCATTTCCAAGCTTGCAGATCCAGATTCTTTAGGTTCTGAACGTATTCAATTAGAAGGATGTACATTTGATGAATTAACACTAGTCAATTGGGAAGCTAAGAAGCTAGGCGAGGAAAGTATTCCATTTACGTTCACTAGTTGGACAACATTAGATCTTATTTAA
- a CDS encoding transketolase, C-terminal section has product MSEVKKIATRESYGNALVELGKEHEDLVVLDADLAAATKTGIFKKAFPDRHIDCGIAECNMMGIAAGIATTGKVPFASTFAMFAAGRAFEQVRNSIGYPHLNVKIGATHAGISVGEDGATHQCNEDIALMRTIPGMVVINPSDDVEARAAVKAAYEYEGPVYLRFGRLAVPVINDRPEYKFEIGKGVVLREGKDVTIIATGLCVSETLAAADLLAKDGIDAKVVNIHTIKPLDEELVVASAKETGKVVTVEEHSIIGGLGSAVCDVLAEQCPTKVMRIGINDVFGESGPAVQLVKKYGLDSESIYNRVKDFVK; this is encoded by the coding sequence ATGTCAGAAGTAAAGAAAATTGCAACAAGAGAAAGCTATGGTAATGCTTTAGTTGAACTTGGTAAAGAACATGAAGATTTAGTAGTTCTTGATGCTGACTTAGCTGCAGCTACTAAAACTGGTATTTTCAAAAAAGCATTCCCAGATCGTCATATCGACTGTGGTATCGCTGAATGTAACATGATGGGTATCGCTGCTGGTATCGCAACAACTGGTAAAGTTCCATTTGCTAGTACATTTGCAATGTTCGCAGCTGGACGTGCTTTCGAACAAGTACGTAACTCAATCGGTTATCCTCATCTTAATGTAAAGATCGGTGCTACTCATGCTGGTATCTCCGTAGGTGAAGATGGTGCAACTCATCAATGTAATGAAGATATTGCATTAATGAGAACTATCCCAGGAATGGTAGTGATCAATCCTTCTGATGATGTGGAAGCAAGAGCTGCTGTAAAAGCTGCTTATGAATATGAAGGACCAGTTTATTTAAGATTTGGTCGTCTTGCAGTTCCTGTAATTAACGACAGACCAGAATATAAATTCGAAATCGGAAAAGGTGTTGTATTAAGAGAAGGTAAAGATGTCACAATTATCGCAACAGGTCTTTGTGTATCTGAAACTTTAGCAGCAGCTGATCTTCTTGCAAAAGATGGTATTGACGCAAAGGTTGTTAACATCCATACGATCAAACCTCTTGATGAAGAATTAGTTGTAGCATCTGCAAAAGAAACAGGCAAAGTAGTTACTGTTGAAGAACATTCTATCATTGGTGGTCTTGGCAGCGCAGTTTGTGATGTTTTAGCAGAACAATGCCCAACTAAAGTTATGAGAATTGGTATTAACGATGTATTTGGTGAATCAGGTCCAGCCGTACAATTAGTTAAGAAATACGGTCTTGATTCTGAAAGCATCTACAATAGAGTAAAAGATTTTGTAAAATAA
- a CDS encoding phage protein, with amino-acid sequence MTYEGLQQECLNNGIYVIDKIFISNVKGLIKGNRIGISKKIPTIKEKKCILLEEIGHYKLTVGNIIDQSIVENRKQERKARIYAYNKLIGLSGLIDAFEAHCTSKYEVADYLDVTEAFLNDALQYYEEKYAPYIKKDNYIISFENGINILKLFENF; translated from the coding sequence TTGACCTATGAGGGTTTACAACAAGAATGCCTAAATAACGGTATTTATGTAATCGATAAAATATTTATATCTAATGTAAAAGGACTAATAAAAGGAAATCGAATTGGAATAAGTAAAAAGATTCCTACTATAAAAGAAAAAAAATGTATTCTTTTAGAAGAAATCGGTCATTATAAGTTAACTGTAGGTAATATCATAGATCAATCAATTGTTGAGAATCGCAAACAAGAGCGAAAAGCAAGAATATATGCCTATAACAAACTAATTGGTCTATCTGGCTTAATTGACGCCTTTGAAGCACATTGTACAAGTAAATACGAAGTGGCTGATTACCTCGATGTAACAGAAGCTTTTCTTAATGATGCATTGCAATATTATGAAGAAAAGTACGCTCCGTACATAAAGAAAGATAATTACATCATATCTTTTGAGAATGGAATAAATATATTAAAGTTATTTGAGAACTTTTAA
- a CDS encoding repressor, which produces MTVGKRIKERRKELKLSVDEVAAKLEKNRATIYRYESDDIENLPITILEPLAKVLETTPAALMGWNEVSNPIKDSKIINDDRNTQLLLSCLNKLNVLGKQKALERIKELTYVPKYCNEYIQPIAAHDDEISAEELQLINEDLENL; this is translated from the coding sequence ATGACAGTTGGAAAAAGAATAAAAGAAAGACGTAAAGAGTTGAAATTATCGGTAGATGAAGTTGCTGCAAAATTAGAAAAAAACAGAGCAACTATTTATCGATACGAAAGTGATGATATAGAGAATTTACCAATTACCATACTGGAACCTTTAGCAAAAGTACTCGAGACAACCCCTGCAGCCTTAATGGGCTGGAATGAAGTTTCTAATCCGATTAAAGATTCCAAAATAATAAATGATGATCGTAACACACAATTACTATTATCATGTCTTAACAAACTTAATGTTCTTGGTAAACAAAAAGCTCTTGAACGAATCAAAGAACTCACTTACGTTCCCAAATATTGCAATGAATATATTCAACCAATTGCAGCACATGATGATGAAATAAGTGCAGAAGAACTTCAGCTAATAAATGAAGATTTAGAAAATTTATAA
- a CDS encoding rieske [2Fe-2S] iron-sulfur protein, translated as MKESIWQEIPKTFSWEPIHDNEQVEVAVIGGGMAGILTAYQLQEQGFNVKVFEAETVGCGVTSYTTAKITSQHNIFYNQLFEDYGLERAREYAKRNQEAITEYEKMVKYLNIDCDFKREASFVYSMNRLDRLEKEADVARCLGLPAEYTKETDLPFEVNGAVRFEKQAQFHPLKFLYAVAEKLNGYEHTKVLQIKKPHTLRVVNRDQEDEVFEVTADYIIVTTHYPFINVPGYYFARMYQERSYVAAIREEKTIQKGMYIGAYNTGYSFRRYQDYILIGGEKHKTGYGLDKNHSKALIKSIRGFYKDAEVEKIWATQDCMSLDQIPYIGRYSNKLDYIYVATGYNKWGMSSSMVSAKLLTDILCGIVESEESIFSPGRFKIKTSTNTLVNNIKTATKRLSLQMTWVPKTKLDEIEPGHGGIVSYHGKKAGVYKDEDGTVYAVKTKCPHLGCMLQWNQEEKSWDCPCHGSRFDYKGNQINNPANSDLPRKENIEKNN; from the coding sequence ATGAAAGAGTCTATTTGGCAGGAGATACCGAAGACATTTTCGTGGGAGCCAATTCATGATAATGAACAAGTGGAAGTAGCCGTCATTGGTGGCGGGATGGCAGGAATTCTGACCGCTTACCAATTGCAGGAGCAAGGGTTTAATGTAAAAGTATTTGAAGCAGAGACCGTTGGCTGCGGTGTCACTTCGTACACGACTGCAAAGATTACCTCCCAGCATAATATATTTTACAATCAGTTATTTGAAGATTATGGACTGGAGCGGGCGAGAGAGTATGCAAAGCGCAATCAGGAAGCTATCACGGAATATGAGAAGATGGTAAAATACCTAAATATTGATTGTGATTTTAAGAGGGAAGCTAGTTTTGTTTATTCTATGAATCGTTTAGATCGACTGGAGAAAGAAGCCGATGTGGCTAGGTGCCTTGGACTTCCAGCTGAATACACAAAAGAAACCGATCTGCCCTTTGAGGTGAATGGAGCAGTCCGGTTCGAAAAACAGGCACAGTTTCATCCTTTAAAGTTTTTATATGCAGTGGCAGAAAAACTAAATGGATACGAGCATACTAAGGTATTGCAGATCAAGAAGCCCCATACGCTAAGAGTGGTAAACCGAGATCAGGAGGATGAAGTCTTTGAGGTAACTGCAGATTATATTATTGTGACAACTCATTATCCATTTATCAATGTACCAGGATACTATTTTGCGAGAATGTATCAGGAACGTTCCTATGTGGCAGCAATTAGGGAAGAGAAAACGATACAGAAAGGAATGTATATCGGTGCTTATAATACAGGGTATTCCTTCCGCAGATATCAGGATTATATCTTAATTGGAGGCGAGAAGCATAAGACAGGATATGGCTTGGACAAAAATCATTCCAAGGCGCTGATCAAGTCAATACGGGGATTCTATAAGGATGCAGAAGTGGAAAAGATTTGGGCAACACAGGATTGTATGTCGTTGGATCAAATCCCATATATCGGTCGTTATTCCAACAAATTAGATTATATCTATGTAGCCACTGGCTATAACAAATGGGGGATGTCGTCTTCTATGGTCAGTGCAAAGCTCCTAACCGATATTCTATGTGGAATCGTCGAAAGCGAAGAATCTATTTTCTCACCAGGACGCTTTAAAATCAAGACATCAACGAATACATTAGTAAATAATATTAAGACGGCTACCAAGCGTTTATCCTTGCAAATGACATGGGTTCCAAAGACAAAGTTGGACGAGATTGAACCAGGTCACGGAGGAATTGTATCTTATCATGGAAAGAAAGCGGGAGTATATAAAGATGAGGATGGCACAGTTTATGCAGTAAAGACCAAATGCCCACATTTAGGCTGTATGCTTCAATGGAATCAGGAGGAGAAGAGTTGGGACTGTCCTTGCCATGGATCAAGATTTGATTATAAAGGAAATCAGATCAACAATCCTGCAAATAGTGATCTTCCCCGCAAAGAAAATATAGAAAAGAATAATTGA
- a CDS encoding Mg(2+) transport ATPase protein C, with amino-acid sequence MKEFLTNDQVLFLGISLPRLLLTAILCGIIGFEREQHVNRPAGARTHMLVGVASCLIMIISEFVYQKYDGAANIDPTRLGAQVISGIGFLGAGTIIKEGYNVKGLTTAASLWAVSCVGLAVGCGFYSGAIVATLIIYITLICLKSFMERHSHYRTLCVHCIETEETMEQVRKLLDSVEISIQEVEYVFTEEEVGALFRIHMILSTEKDKLEYILSKISEMNEVIDVYVER; translated from the coding sequence ATGAAAGAATTTCTTACAAATGATCAGGTTTTATTCCTTGGAATCTCTCTGCCAAGACTTCTATTAACTGCAATTCTTTGCGGTATCATTGGCTTTGAGAGGGAACAGCATGTCAACCGGCCAGCAGGCGCTAGAACTCATATGTTAGTGGGGGTAGCCTCCTGTCTCATTATGATCATTTCTGAATTTGTATATCAAAAGTATGATGGAGCTGCTAATATCGATCCGACTAGATTAGGTGCTCAGGTTATTAGCGGAATCGGTTTCCTTGGAGCTGGAACGATCATCAAAGAAGGCTATAATGTGAAAGGACTTACAACTGCCGCATCCTTGTGGGCTGTCTCTTGTGTGGGATTAGCTGTTGGATGCGGTTTTTATTCGGGTGCGATTGTTGCGACTCTCATCATTTACATTACCTTGATCTGTTTAAAATCATTTATGGAGCGCCATTCTCATTATCGGACTTTATGTGTGCATTGTATTGAGACAGAAGAGACGATGGAACAGGTAAGAAAGTTATTAGATAGTGTAGAGATTTCAATCCAAGAGGTGGAATATGTTTTTACCGAGGAGGAAGTTGGAGCCTTATTTCGAATTCATATGATATTATCGACGGAAAAAGACAAATTAGAGTATATTTTAAGCAAAATAAGTGAAATGAATGAGGTAATCGATGTTTATGTAGAACGATAA
- a CDS encoding transketolase, N-terminal section, with the protein MNTLELKKMANEVRQGIVTAVHSAKSGHPGGSLSAADMFTYLYFKELNIDPKNPNKEDRDRFVLSKGHTAPGYYSALAHRGFFPVEDLKTLRHVGSYLQGHPDKKHIPGVDMSSGSLGQGISAAVGMALSAKLSNDAYRVYTLLGDGEIQEGQVWEAAMFAGHRKLDNLCVIVDNNGLQIDGNIDDVCSPYPIDEKFKAFNFHVINVDAHDFDALEKAFDEARATKGQPTAIIAKSVKGKGVSFMENQASWHGTAPNDEQYAIAMEELKKAGEALCQK; encoded by the coding sequence ATGAATACTTTAGAACTTAAAAAAATGGCCAATGAAGTCCGCCAAGGAATTGTTACAGCAGTTCATAGTGCAAAATCAGGTCATCCAGGCGGTTCTTTATCCGCAGCAGATATGTTTACGTATTTATACTTCAAGGAATTAAACATTGACCCTAAGAATCCTAACAAGGAAGATCGTGATCGTTTCGTTTTATCCAAAGGACACACAGCTCCAGGTTATTATTCCGCATTAGCACACAGAGGATTTTTCCCTGTAGAAGATCTTAAAACATTACGTCATGTAGGTTCTTATCTTCAAGGACATCCTGACAAAAAACATATCCCAGGAGTAGATATGTCTAGTGGTTCACTTGGACAAGGAATCTCTGCGGCAGTTGGTATGGCACTATCTGCTAAACTTTCAAACGATGCTTATCGTGTTTATACATTACTTGGAGATGGTGAGATCCAAGAAGGTCAAGTTTGGGAAGCTGCAATGTTTGCAGGTCACCGTAAACTTGATAACTTATGCGTGATCGTTGATAACAACGGTTTACAAATCGATGGTAATATTGATGACGTTTGTTCTCCATATCCAATCGATGAAAAATTTAAAGCATTCAATTTCCATGTAATCAATGTTGATGCACATGATTTTGATGCATTAGAAAAAGCTTTTGATGAAGCAAGAGCAACAAAAGGACAACCTACTGCAATTATCGCAAAGAGTGTTAAAGGTAAGGGTGTATCTTTCATGGAAAACCAAGCTTCATGGCATGGTACTGCTCCAAATGATGAACAATACGCTATTGCTATGGAAGAATTAAAGAAAGCAGGTGAAGCATTATGTCAGAAGTAA
- a CDS encoding methyltransferase — protein MNKDKRIEEIRKAERLSHTMAYSEHELFERGTWLANPIHALTDLYPYYKEYEKINVLDLGCGIGRNSIPFAIQFKENACKIDCVDLLELAIEQLHQYSCQYGVEQMITGVVSTAEAYAIKPNFYDLIIAASVLEHMESKEAMEMKLLEIAKGMRKKGICCLLMNTQITEQNLQTKSPLVPQFEINLDTKEMLQILEDVFEDWRILDCHVSPQQYEIPREQGTVNLKTNVVVFVAQKKD, from the coding sequence ATGAATAAGGATAAGAGAATTGAAGAAATACGGAAGGCGGAACGGTTATCTCATACCATGGCATATTCGGAACATGAGCTATTTGAGAGGGGAACATGGCTAGCAAATCCAATTCATGCATTAACGGATTTATATCCCTATTATAAAGAATATGAGAAAATAAATGTATTGGATCTAGGTTGTGGAATCGGTAGAAATAGTATCCCTTTTGCAATTCAATTTAAGGAGAATGCGTGCAAGATCGATTGCGTGGATTTATTAGAGCTTGCAATTGAACAATTACATCAGTATAGCTGCCAATATGGAGTAGAGCAGATGATAACTGGTGTTGTAAGTACAGCAGAAGCATATGCGATCAAACCGAACTTCTATGATCTTATTATAGCAGCATCGGTATTAGAACATATGGAGTCGAAAGAGGCAATGGAGATGAAGCTGCTGGAGATTGCTAAAGGGATGAGAAAGAAAGGAATCTGTTGTCTGTTAATGAATACACAGATCACAGAACAAAATCTGCAAACGAAAAGTCCGTTAGTCCCTCAGTTTGAAATAAATCTTGATACGAAGGAAATGCTTCAGATCCTTGAGGATGTCTTTGAGGATTGGAGGATACTGGATTGTCATGTGAGTCCACAACAGTATGAGATACCAAGAGAACAAGGAACTGTAAATCTAAAAACGAATGTAGTGGTATTCGTTGCACAAAAAAAGGATTAA
- a CDS encoding lactoylglutathione lyase and related lyases: protein MRLDGFGLFVDDIEKIVTFYREVLGFQIEWEKGQGNVYLEKDGTLFLLYGKKDFEKMTSRKYQYIKSGLNGHFEIALSVPTFADVDKEFKRVVAAGATPVMEPETEEWGQRTCYIADPEGNLIEIGSFQKE from the coding sequence ATGAGATTAGATGGATTTGGTTTATTTGTAGATGATATCGAGAAGATTGTTACTTTCTACCGTGAGGTGCTTGGCTTCCAGATCGAGTGGGAGAAAGGGCAGGGCAATGTATATCTTGAGAAGGATGGAACACTGTTCTTATTATATGGAAAAAAGGATTTTGAGAAGATGACAAGCAGAAAGTATCAGTATATTAAAAGTGGATTAAACGGTCACTTTGAGATCGCTCTTAGTGTACCCACTTTTGCGGACGTAGATAAAGAATTCAAGCGGGTTGTGGCAGCAGGAGCTACCCCTGTCATGGAACCAGAGACAGAGGAGTGGGGACAAAGAACCTGTTATATTGCAGATCCAGAAGGAAACCTGATCGAGATTGGATCATTTCAGAAAGAGTAA
- a CDS encoding putative head-tail adaptor, protein MLDIQRMNKRITIKQYRDVVDEELEQAKQELVPVCTVWAGVVPTSGKEFYEAYKISNKQTYKIYTRYLPGITTDMVIEFKGKIFEIVSVINYRENNELLRFVCIENVGEIYE, encoded by the coding sequence ATGCTTGATATTCAAAGGATGAATAAAAGAATTACGATCAAACAGTATAGAGATGTAGTTGATGAGGAGCTAGAGCAAGCAAAGCAGGAGCTTGTCCCAGTTTGTACGGTATGGGCAGGAGTTGTGCCGACATCAGGAAAAGAGTTTTACGAAGCATATAAGATCAGTAACAAGCAGACCTATAAAATCTACACGAGATACTTACCGGGAATTACAACAGATATGGTTATTGAGTTTAAAGGGAAGATATTTGAAATCGTATCGGTAATCAATTATCGGGAGAATAATGAATTGTTACGGTTTGTCTGTATTGAGAATGTTGGTGAGATTTATGAATAG
- a CDS encoding methyltransferase codes for MKTEIEQNWDQMAHAYEDFTEGEDSYSYQIEWPCIQKMMPELAGKKVLDLGCGTGRFTFLLEEEKASLVTGVDLSANMLEMAKEKAAKRNSKAEFQKGDLLDLKKYIDGKYDFIFSSTTTHYIKDLPKLFHEMYDILEDNGSAILSVMHPVYTAQYPIADGGRFPEDEEWVVRYLDKRERAYIQPWIEYNHEIPNYLSTSYHFTISDYVNALLGAGFTLDRLEEPDPPEEWKESQSGRYDGFIETPSYLILKISKR; via the coding sequence ATGAAAACAGAGATTGAACAGAATTGGGATCAGATGGCCCATGCCTATGAGGACTTTACTGAAGGAGAAGATTCTTATAGTTATCAGATCGAGTGGCCTTGTATTCAGAAGATGATGCCGGAACTTGCAGGCAAGAAAGTACTGGATTTAGGTTGTGGAACCGGAAGATTTACTTTTTTACTCGAAGAGGAGAAAGCAAGTCTTGTAACCGGAGTCGACCTATCCGCCAATATGTTAGAGATGGCGAAGGAAAAGGCAGCCAAGAGAAATTCAAAGGCAGAGTTTCAAAAAGGAGACTTATTAGATTTAAAGAAGTACATAGATGGAAAGTATGATTTTATCTTTTCCTCAACGACAACACATTACATAAAAGATCTACCAAAGTTATTTCACGAGATGTATGACATATTAGAGGATAATGGTTCTGCAATTCTTTCGGTCATGCATCCTGTCTATACGGCACAATATCCAATCGCAGATGGAGGACGATTCCCAGAAGATGAAGAATGGGTTGTGAGGTATCTAGATAAGAGGGAGAGAGCTTATATCCAGCCATGGATTGAATATAATCATGAAATCCCCAATTATCTTAGTACAAGCTACCACTTTACTATAAGCGATTATGTAAATGCATTATTAGGAGCGGGATTTACTTTAGATAGGCTGGAGGAACCAGATCCACCAGAAGAATGGAAAGAAAGCCAGTCAGGAAGATATGATGGCTTTATTGAAACCCCAAGTTATCTAATTCTAAAAATAAGTAAGAGGTAG
- a CDS encoding DNA replication protein, putative — MAERRMFAKTIIDSDMFLEMSLSAQALYFHLAMHADDEGFLNNSKKIMRAIGANQNDYDLLIAKQFILQFDEGICVIKHWRIHNYIQKDRFKPTIYQDERSLLMTKENKSYAFQRDIKKIPMDTDCIQRGYSLRTQVRSGKERLNKERQEYMNYSDAIESYVPSNVKNRYGDYHHIELKDSELQDLNGEYGELETKEAIKFLDEYIEMSGKKYGSHYLVLKKWVYDAVKEQKQKKQQQAIPQYEHSNRNKFINYQQRAYTKEDFFVMEQHLVQH; from the coding sequence ATGGCAGAACGTAGAATGTTTGCTAAAACAATTATTGATTCAGATATGTTTTTAGAGATGAGCTTAAGTGCACAAGCACTATATTTTCATTTAGCGATGCATGCGGATGATGAAGGTTTTTTAAATAATTCAAAGAAAATAATGAGAGCAATTGGAGCAAATCAGAATGATTATGATCTGTTGATTGCTAAGCAATTCATTCTTCAATTTGATGAAGGAATTTGTGTTATTAAACATTGGCGGATCCACAATTACATACAAAAGGATAGATTCAAACCTACAATTTATCAAGATGAGCGTTCCTTATTAATGACAAAAGAAAATAAATCTTATGCATTTCAGAGGGATATAAAAAAAATACCAATGGATACAGATTGTATACAGAGAGGATACAGTTTGAGAACACAGGTAAGATCAGGAAAGGAAAGGTTAAATAAGGAAAGACAAGAATATATGAATTATAGTGATGCAATAGAATCCTATGTGCCAAGTAACGTGAAAAATCGGTATGGAGACTACCATCATATTGAGCTCAAAGATTCAGAATTACAAGACCTAAATGGTGAGTATGGTGAATTGGAAACGAAAGAAGCGATAAAGTTTTTAGATGAATATATTGAGATGAGCGGAAAAAAGTATGGTTCGCATTATCTAGTTCTAAAAAAGTGGGTTTATGATGCAGTTAAGGAGCAAAAACAAAAAAAGCAACAGCAAGCAATACCACAATATGAGCATTCAAATCGAAATAAGTTTATTAACTATCAGCAGCGAGCGTATACAAAAGAGGATTTTTTCGTTATGGAGCAACATTTAGTACAGCATTAG